A region from the Thermoplasmatales archaeon genome encodes:
- a CDS encoding Transposase DDE domain protein — MQNNNPIVNGKRDNKRIWSLYNESLVRRMKDILDLRDIRNYRHDLGKQNRKKNGRPYIIPDKIIEILARIRAVFNASFRSLESYMRIFQEILGIPGISYSSIFRRIRKIKVPEIMNPSSSVAVDSTGFKTTIRGDWLSNKWAKKRKGWIKLHVSADTERIMASRISITMEHSHDATQFTRLITGSEQRVFADKAYDSRKIFNILRNNGSEAIIPLRKNFSTLSRTSPLRGKTAREIRKLGEDQ; from the coding sequence GTGCAAAACAACAACCCAATTGTTAATGGAAAGAGAGATAATAAAAGGATATGGTCCCTCTACAACGAATCGCTTGTCAGACGCATGAAGGATATCCTTGATCTCAGGGATATAAGGAATTACAGGCATGATCTCGGGAAACAGAACAGGAAGAAGAACGGAAGGCCGTATATTATTCCGGATAAGATCATTGAGATCCTGGCACGAATAAGGGCAGTGTTCAACGCTTCCTTCAGGTCACTGGAATCTTACATGAGGATATTCCAGGAGATTCTCGGAATACCGGGAATCTCTTACTCATCCATATTTCGAAGAATAAGAAAGATCAAAGTGCCTGAGATTATGAATCCATCCTCCTCCGTTGCAGTAGATTCAACAGGCTTCAAGACAACAATTAGGGGAGACTGGCTGTCCAACAAATGGGCAAAGAAGAGGAAGGGGTGGATCAAGCTTCATGTCTCTGCAGACACAGAAAGGATCATGGCATCGCGCATCTCCATCACAATGGAGCACAGCCATGATGCCACTCAATTCACCAGGCTCATAACTGGATCAGAACAGAGGGTATTTGCAGACAAGGCATATGATTCCAGGAAGATATTCAATATTTTGAGGAATAATGGCAGCGAGGCCATTATTCCCCTGAGAAAGAACTTCAGCACATTATCAAGAACATCTCCCCTGAGAGGAAAGACAGCAAGGGAGATCAGGAAGCTGGGAGAGGATCAGTAG
- a CDS encoding NYN domain protein, translating to MITFVPIGNKVIHKTVINIMDTRKDFAAVLIDFENFYYSLTNIYEFPYEDAGEAAVTFIANQLEKLKKRYGEIIIRQAFADWSSMQDSKRELQRLGIRIVDILSTQYKNSADIELSLAAQEIILTREDIATIVIFAGDRDYMPIANRIREKGKNLHFVGFEKSLSGDLKKLVGEGNYSYAKTDDIQPVTETGNSGENATIGVDERVIDGLNQFETRAAMAALDSYDKYREKFGCVKVSVFLMESLAMELPELDHLGRKKIFTTLVQLGLVVTEKKTPMLPDDYGNQYQYTVFTIDETNKFVKELRKSFSNKESEGRNLLTLAAKKSADSDGKVLGSQLGLQLRDLDHKFLPEKYGFDDLRAFVEHYPEILVYQGERSGGDMVYKLVKV from the coding sequence ATGATCACCTTTGTGCCGATTGGAAACAAAGTTATACACAAAACAGTTATCAATATAATGGATACCAGAAAAGATTTTGCAGCAGTGTTGATAGACTTTGAGAATTTCTATTATTCCCTGACAAATATCTACGAGTTTCCCTATGAGGATGCTGGTGAAGCTGCTGTAACGTTTATTGCGAACCAGCTTGAAAAGCTGAAGAAGCGGTATGGAGAGATCATAATAAGGCAAGCTTTTGCCGACTGGAGCTCCATGCAGGATTCAAAGAGGGAATTGCAGAGACTCGGTATAAGAATAGTGGATATTTTATCAACACAGTATAAAAATAGCGCAGATATAGAACTTTCTCTTGCAGCTCAGGAGATAATCCTTACCAGGGAAGATATTGCCACAATAGTAATCTTTGCAGGGGATCGCGATTATATGCCAATTGCAAACAGAATCCGTGAGAAGGGAAAAAACCTTCACTTTGTAGGTTTCGAGAAAAGCTTGTCAGGAGACCTGAAAAAACTTGTCGGGGAAGGAAACTATTCCTACGCCAAGACTGACGATATTCAACCCGTTACAGAGACAGGAAACTCAGGTGAAAACGCTACGATAGGTGTTGATGAACGAGTAATTGATGGCCTGAATCAATTCGAGACTCGAGCCGCCATGGCAGCTCTGGATTCTTACGATAAATACAGAGAAAAATTCGGATGCGTGAAGGTTAGCGTATTCCTTATGGAAAGTCTGGCCATGGAGCTGCCGGAGCTCGATCATCTGGGGAGGAAAAAAATCTTTACAACTCTTGTGCAGCTGGGACTGGTTGTTACTGAAAAGAAAACTCCCATGCTTCCGGATGATTATGGAAATCAGTACCAGTACACTGTTTTTACAATTGACGAGACCAATAAATTTGTGAAAGAACTGAGAAAGAGCTTTAGCAATAAGGAGAGTGAAGGTAGAAACCTTCTTACCCTTGCGGCAAAGAAATCAGCAGACAGCGATGGCAAAGTGCTTGGTTCACAACTGGGTTTACAACTTCGTGATCTGGACCATAAATTTCTACCTGAGAAATATGGCTTTGATGATTTGCGAGCCTTTGTTGAACATTATCCTGAAATTCTTGTTTATCAGGGGGAAAGATCAGGTGGAGACATGGTATATAAACTGGTTAAAGTGTGA